The genomic region TGACGCAGATCCGTCGCGAGATCGACAACACCGACAGCGACTACGACCGCGAGAAGCTCCAGGAGCGCCTGGCCAAGCTCGCCGGCGGCGTCGCCGTCATCAAGGCGGGCGCGGCCACCGAGGTCGAGCTCAAGGAGCGCAAGCACCGCATCGAGGACGCCGTCCGCAACGCGAAGGCGGCCGTCGAGGAGGGCATCGTCCCCGGTGGTGGCGTGGCCCTCATCCAGGCGGGCACCACGGCGTTCGACGGTCTCGAGCTCGTCGGCGACGAGGCGACCGGCGCGAACATCGTGAAGGTCGCCATCGAGGCTCCGCTCAAGCAGATCGCCCTCAACGCGGGCCTGGAGCCCGGCGTCGTCGCCAACAAGGTGTCCGAGTTGCCGGCCGGCCACGGCCTGAACGCCGCCACCGGCGAGTACGGCGACCTGTTCGCGCAGGGCATCATCGACCCCGCCAAGGTGACCCGTTCGGCTCTGCAGAACGCCGCGTCGATCGCGGGCCTGTTCCTGACGACCGAGGCCGTCGTCGCCGACAAGCCCGAGAAGGCCGCGCCGGTTCCGGCCGACCCGACCGGCGGCATGGACTTCTGATCCAGCGCCTGTGACAGAAGAGCCCCGGCTTCGGCCGGGGCTCTTCTGCGTCAGCGGAACAGGCTCATCGTCGCCTGTTCCGCTTCGGCGTACTGGCGGCCCGCCGAGGCGAGCGCCGCGTTGATGCCCGCCAGCGACTCCTCGACCTGCCGCTGCGTGACGCGCCACTGCTCGACCGCCGCGTGGAAGGCGCTCGACGCCCCGCCGGTCCACGTGCTCTGCAGCTGCGTCAGCTGCGACATCATCGCGTGCGTCTCGCCTTCGATGCGGTCGATCGTGCTGCGCACCGAGCCGGTCGCGGCGATGACGGCGTCGCTGTCGACGGAGAAGACGGCCATGGAACCTCCTCGCTTCGGGGAGGGCCGGATGCCGATCCCCGTCCCGCCACGCTAAGCGCGCGCTCGCGCCGGCCGCGGTCCACGGCCCGGCCTGGGGAGGACGCGCAATGCGCCGGCGGCTGGGGAGGAGAACTCAAGCCGGCGGCGGCTGGATGGGCTGGGTCTCGAGGTCTCGGTGCTCCTCGGCATCCCGTCTGCTCGCGAGCGGGAAGGCCACGCGGAACGTGGCGCCGCCACCCGGAGTGTCCATCACGCGCACCGTGCCGTGGAGCGCCTCCATGATGGACTGGACGATCGAAAGCCCCAGGCCCGATCCGCCGGTCTCGCGCGTGCGCGAGGTGTCGGCCCGCCAGAAGCGCTGGAAGATCTTCTCCTTGATCTGGTCGGGCACGCCCTCGCCGTGGTCGCTCACTTCGATCCACCCGGTCTCCTCGGTCGGATCGACCCCGATGCGAAGCTCGATGGGGGAGTCCTCGGACGTGAAGCGGCGCGCATTGCCGAGCAGGTTGGTCACGACCTGGCGGATGCGGTTCTCATCGCCCAGCACGATCGGCTCGCGACGGCCCGCCGGCGAGGTCGCCGGCTCGGTCTCGGCGGTCTCGGCCCCTTCGGACTCGGCGGTGCGGGCGCGTCGGCGCAGCATCGCCAGGGTCGCGCCGGCCCGCGTGATCGCGGGTGCCTGGCGCTTCTTGGCGGCGGGCTCTGCGGGCGTGCTCGACGGCGCCGGCCGCGCCTCCGCTTCGGCGGTCGTGTCGATGACGGTCACCTCCCGCCGCGGCGAGGTCGCCCGCACATCGAGTCCGGCGTCGCGGGCGATGGGGCGCAGATCCACCTCGGTGATCACGACGTCGCGCCGCTCGTCGAGGCGCGCGAGGGCGAGCAGGTCCTCGACCATGCCGCCCATGCGGATCGCCTCCTTCTCGATGCGGTCCATCGACTGCGCGATCTGCTCGTCGCCGTGGATGGCACCCATGCGGTACAGCTCGGCGTAGCCGCGCACCGTCACCAGCGGCGTGCGCAGCTCGTGGCTGGCGTCGCCGACGAACCGCCGCATCTGCTGCACCGTCGCGTCGCGCTGCGAGATGGCGCCGTCGACGCGGTCGAGCATGGCGTTGATGGCCATCTTGAGCCGCCCCACCTCGGTCCCCGGCTCGATGTCGGTCATGCGGCTCGAGAGGTCGCCCGCCGAGATCGACATCGCCGTCGTCTCGACCTGTCCGAGGCTGCGGAAGGCGAGGGTGACCAGCAGCCGCGTCATGATCGCGCCCACGACGATCGTGATGACCGCGATGATGCTGTAGATGCCGAGGTAGGTCGCGACCGTGCGGTTCACGCCCGCCAGCGGCGCCGCGACCAGCTGCGTGTAGAAGGCGACGCCGCCGTTGCGCGTCTCCTGGACCGTGACCGCGTAGCGGTACTCGGCCTCGCCGTCCTCGCTCCACAGCGTGTACACGCCGTTCTCGCGAGGAAGCGCACGATCCAGCGGGAACGTCTCCGGCAGATCCGGGGGAGTGGCGCCGCGACCGCCGGCGACCCCCAGCAGCTCGCCGTCGCCGGTGGGGCTGTAGACCGCGACGAAGAGATCCGTGTCGCGCGCCGCGTCGGAGGGCTCGACCGTCAGGACGCCGTTCTGGATGGCGAGGTCGAACTGCTGGGCCGCCACATCCGTGCGCGCGACCTCGCGGACGTTGTCCTCGACGGTCGTGGCCAGGGCCCCGCGCAGGAAGGTCGTCGTCAGGATCCCGGCGCCGAGCAGCCCCATGGCGAGCACCGCGACCGCGACGCCCGTGACCTTCGCACGCAGGCTGGTTCCGCGCCACCAGGAGGTGACGGCGTCGTTCGTGTGTGCCAGGGCGGCTCTCCTTCGGGCCGGCTAGGCCGACTTCCCGGCCTTGAGCATGTACCCGAAGCCGCGCTTGGTCTGGATCAGCGGCTCGGACGAATGCGGGTCGATCTTGCGGCGCAGGTACGAGATGTAGCTCTCGACGATGCCGGCGTCCCCGTTGAAGTCGTACTCCCACACGTGGTCGAGGATCTGAGCCTTCGACAGCACGCGGTTCGGGTTGAGCATGAGGTAGCGCAGCAGCTTGAACTCGGTGGGGCTCAGGTCGATCGAGGCGTCGCCGACCTGCACGTCGTGCGTGTCCTGGTCCATCGTGAGCTCGCCGGCGCGGATCACCGACTCCTCATCCGCCTGCATCGTGCGCCGCAGGATCGCCTGGATCCGGGCGACGATCTCGTCGAGGCTGAACGGCTTCGTCACGTAGTCGTCGCCGCCGGCGTTCAGACCGGCGATCTTGTCCTCGGTCTCGTCCTTGGCCGTGAGGAAGAGGATCGGCGCTGTGTAGCCGGCGCCCCGGAGCCTCTTGGTGACGCTGAAGCCGTTCATGTCGGGGAGCATGACGTCCAGCACGATCAGGTCGGGCTCCTCCTCGAGGACGGCCGAGATCGTCTGGGCTCCGTTGGAGACAGCTCGAACCTGGAAACCCGCGAACCTCAGGCTCGTGATGAGCAGGTCGCGGATGTTCGGCTCGTCGTCCACGACGAGGATGCGCGGTGCGGTCATATGGCCATTATTGCCACCCATTCCATGCGCGCGCTGGATATCCGTGCGGCGGGCCGGGATCGCGGGCCCCGATCGCACCGTTCGGGCATAGGGTCGGAAGGGGGCTCGGAGACCACGAGGCGAGGAGCGCGGGATGGTTCATCACGTGATCATCGGCGGCGGGCAGGCGGCGGGATCCGCGGCCGCCACCCTGCGGGAGGAGTCGCCCGACGCGGAGATCACCGTTCTCGCGGCCGAGCCGCATCCGCCGTATCAGCGTCCGCCGCTGTCGAAGGGGTATCTCGCCGGCGTGGAAGGCCTGGACGCCGTCGTGCTGCACGCGGCGGACTGGTACCGCGAGCGCGAGGTGGACCTGCGGGCGGACACGCGTGCGACGGGCATCGACACGTCGGGTCACCGCCTCACGCTGGCGGACGGCGCGGACCTCGCCTACGACACGCTCCTCATCGCGACCGGCGCGTCGCCGCGCAGGCTCAGACTCCCGGGCGCGCACGTGCGCGGCGTCCACGCGCTGCGCACGATCGAGGACGCCGACGCGATCGCCGCGGATCTGCGCGGCGGCGATCGGCGTGTCGTCGTCGTGGGAACCGGCTGGATCGGGATGGAGGTCGCCGCCACCGCGCGCGGCTTCGGCAACGACGTCACGGTCCTCGGCCGCGGTCCCGTTCCGCTGGCGGGCGCACTCGGCGCCGAGATGGGTGAGGTCTTCGCGGGCCTCCACCGCGAGAACGGCGTGACGGTGAGGACATCGGCTCCGGTCGAGGCGATCGTCGGCGACGGTGCGGTGTCCGCGGTCGTCGCCGGCGGCGAGACCGTGCCCGCGGACGTCGTGGTCACGGGAGTGGGCGCGACGCCGCGAACGTCGCTCGCCGAGCGGGCGGGCATCCGCGTCCTGGACGGAATCGTCGTCGACGAGCATCTGCGCACGAGCGCCCCCGATGTCTTCGCGGCGGGCGACGTCGCCAGCGCCTACCACCCGTTCGTCCAGCGTCACCTCCGCAGCGAGCACTGGGACAACGCCCGCGCCGGCGGCGAGGTGGCGGCCCGCTCGATGCTCGGAGGTGACGCGCGCCACGACGGCATCCCGTACTTCTACACCGATCAGTTCGACCTCGGGATGGAGCTCTCGGGGTTCCCGACACTCATGCACGACGCCGATGTCGTCGTCCGCGGTGACGTGGACGCGCGGGAGTTCATCGCCTTCTGGCACGACGACGGACGCGTGGTCGGCGGCATGAACGTCAACGTGTGGGACGTGCACGACGACATCCAGGCCCTCATCCGCTCGGGCGCGCGTGTCGATGCCGACCGCCTGCGCGACCCCGGCGTCGAGCTCGCGGGTCTGGCCGCATGACCGCGCCCGGCACGACCGCGCTGCTGCGCGCGGGCGATCGGACGCTCGAGCTCTCGCAGCGCGTCGCGGTCATGGCCATCGTCAACCGCACGCCGGACTCGTTCTACGACCGGGGAGCCACGTTCGCCCTCGAGGCCGCCATCGCGGCCGGACGCCGGGCCGTCGACGCCGGAGCCGACATCGTCGACGTCGGCGGGGTGAAGTTCGCCCCCGGGCCGCCGGTGCCGGTCGAGGAGGAGGTCGCTCGGGTGGTCCCCGTGGTGCGCGAGCTCGCGGGCGACGTCGCCGTCAGCGTCGACACCTTCCAGCCGGCCGTCGCGCGTGCGGCGATCGAGGCGGGCGCGGCCGTCATCAACGACACCACGGGTCTGGCCGACCCCGACATGGCGCGCGTGGTCGCCGACAGCGACGCGGCGGTCGTGATCGCGCACAGCCTCGCCGCTCCCCGCACAAAGCTGCCGGTGCCGCGGTACGACGACGTCGTCGCCGACGTCTCGGCCTGGCTCCGGGACCGGCGCGAGCGCGCGCTGGAGGCGGGTGTGCCCGCCGACCGGATCATCCTCGACCCCGGCCACGATCTGAACAAGAACACCCTGCACTCCCTCGAGCTGACGCGGCGCATCGGCGATGTCGCGGCCCTGGGATCGCCGCTGCTGGTGGCGTTGTCGAACAAGGACTTCATCGGTGAGACGCTCGGCCGTGACCGCTCCGCCCGGCTGGCCGGGTCGCTGGCGGCGGCGGTCTACTGCGTTCAGCAGGGCGCGCGGATCGTGCGCGTCCACAACGTCGCCGAGACCGTCGACGCCATGCGCATGCTCGAGGCGATCCTCGGCTGGCGCGTGCCGCCCGACGACGCGCTCGTGCACAACATGCGGCCGGAGGGGAACGCGTGATGCCCACCGTGACGGAGCTCCTCGACGCGTACGCCGTCGGTGATCGCACCGCACCGGCCGTGCGCATGAACTTCGTCGCCAGCGCGGACGGCGCGGTGACCCTGGACGGACGCAGCGGTGCGCTCGGAGGCGACACCGATCGCACGCTCATGGGTGTCCTGCGGGCGCTGTCGGACGTCGTCCTGGTCGGTGCGGGAACGATCCGCTCCGAGGGGTACGGCGGCATGCGCGTCGACGACGAGCTGGCCGCGTGGCGCGTGAGGCACGGCATGCCGCCCCAGCCGCGTCTGGCGATCGTCACCGGCAGCGCCGACCTCGATCCTGCGCTCGGAGTCTTCGCCGATGCGGTGACCACGCCGATCGTCGTCACGTCGGCGCATGCACCGCTCGAGCGCCGCCACGCGCTCGACGCGGTCGCCGATGTGCTGGTGTGCGGCGAGCGCGGCGTCGACCTGGCCCTGATGCGGTCCTCGCTCGCCGAGCGGGGTCTTCCCGGCATCCTGTGCGAGGGCGGGCCGGGGCTGTTCGGAGCGCTCGTCGCCGTCGGGCTCGTCGATGAGCTGTGCCTGACGCTGTCGCCGACGCTCGCCGGCGGCGACGCCGGGCGCATCCTCCGGGGAGCGCCGGCGGCGTCGCGTCCGCTGCGGCTGCTGCACGCGATCGCGGACGACGACGGGTTCGTCTTCCTCCGCTATGCGGCGGCCACCTCGTCGGCGTCCAGGATCGTGTAGCTGTAGCCCTGCTCGGCGAGGAACCGCTGGCGGTTCTGCGCGAAGTCCTGGTCGACGGTGTCGCGGGCGATGAGGGTGTAGAAGCTCGCGGTGTCGGCCGACTTCTTCGGGCGCAGCAGTCGGCCCAGGCGCTGGGCCTCCTCCTGCCGCGAGCCGAACGAGCCGGACACCTGGATGGCGACGGACGCCTCCGGCAGGTCGATCGAGAAGTTCGCGACCTTCGAGACGACCAGCACCGATATCTCGCCCTCGCGGAACGCCTGGTAGAGCTCCTCGCGCTCGTCCACCGGGGTCTGCCCCGTGATCTTGGGTGCGCCCAGCGCCTCGGCGAGCGTGTCGATCTGGTCGAGGTACTGGCCGATGATGAGGATGCGCTCGCCCTGGTGCCGCGCGACGAGGTCCTTCACCACGCCGATCTTCGCCGGGGCGGTCGCGGCCAGGCGGTAGCGCTCCTCGTCGGCGGCCGCGGCGTACTCGAGGCGCTCGCCGGCGGGGAGGTCCACGCGCACCTCATAGCAGACGGCGGGCGAGATGAAGCCCTGCGCCTCGATCTCCTTCCACGGCGCGTCGAAGCGCTTGGGGCCGATGAGGCTGAACACGTCGCCCTCGCGGCCGTCCTCGCGCACGAGGGTCGCAGTCAGGCCGAGGCGCCGGCGGGCCTGCAGATCGGCGGTGAGCTTGAAGACGGGAGCGGGCAGCAGGTGCACCTCGTCGTAGACGACCAGGCCCCAATCGAGCGCGTCGAGCAGCGCCAGGTGCGCGTACTGGCCCTTCCGCTTGGCGGTGAGGATCTGGTACGTGGCGATCGTGACGGGCTTGATCTCCTTGGACTGGCCGGAGTACTCGCCGATCTCCTCGGGCGTCAGGCTCGTGCGCTTGAGCAGCTCATCGCGCCACTGCCGGGCGCTGACGGTGTTGGTGACGAGGATCAGCGTCGTGGTCTTGGTGGCGGCCATCGCCCCGGCGCCCACGAGCGTCTTCCCGGCGCCGCACGGGAGCACCACGACGCCCGAGCCGCCGTCGTGGAAGATGTCGACGGCCTTGCGCTGGTAGGGGCGCAGATGCCAGCCCTCCGGCCCGGTGTCCTCGTGGAGGTCGATCTGATGCGGAGTGCCGGGCGTGTAGCCGGCGAGATCCTCGGCGGGCCACCCGATCTTCAGCAGCTCCTGCTTGATGTGGCCGCGCGCCCACGGGTCGACGACGTACGTGTCGGGGGACGGATGCCCGATCAGCAGGGGCTGGATGCGCTTGTTCTTCGACACCTCGGCGAGCACCGCGGCATCCGTCGACCGGAGCACGAGCTCGCCGCCCGTGCCGTCCTCGGCGGCGGGGGTGCGCTCGATGACGAGGCGTCCGTAGCGGTTCACGGTCTCGGCGATGTCGATCGACACCGACGGC from Microbacter sp. GSS18 harbors:
- a CDS encoding HAMP domain-containing sensor histidine kinase produces the protein MGLLGAGILTTTFLRGALATTVEDNVREVARTDVAAQQFDLAIQNGVLTVEPSDAARDTDLFVAVYSPTGDGELLGVAGGRGATPPDLPETFPLDRALPRENGVYTLWSEDGEAEYRYAVTVQETRNGGVAFYTQLVAAPLAGVNRTVATYLGIYSIIAVITIVVGAIMTRLLVTLAFRSLGQVETTAMSISAGDLSSRMTDIEPGTEVGRLKMAINAMLDRVDGAISQRDATVQQMRRFVGDASHELRTPLVTVRGYAELYRMGAIHGDEQIAQSMDRIEKEAIRMGGMVEDLLALARLDERRDVVITEVDLRPIARDAGLDVRATSPRREVTVIDTTAEAEARPAPSSTPAEPAAKKRQAPAITRAGATLAMLRRRARTAESEGAETAETEPATSPAGRREPIVLGDENRIRQVVTNLLGNARRFTSEDSPIELRIGVDPTEETGWIEVSDHGEGVPDQIKEKIFQRFWRADTSRTRETGGSGLGLSIVQSIMEALHGTVRVMDTPGGGATFRVAFPLASRRDAEEHRDLETQPIQPPPA
- a CDS encoding WXG100 family type VII secretion target, whose product is MAVFSVDSDAVIAATGSVRSTIDRIEGETHAMMSQLTQLQSTWTGGASSAFHAAVEQWRVTQRQVEESLAGINAALASAGRQYAEAEQATMSLFR
- a CDS encoding FAD-dependent oxidoreductase, coding for MVHHVIIGGGQAAGSAAATLREESPDAEITVLAAEPHPPYQRPPLSKGYLAGVEGLDAVVLHAADWYREREVDLRADTRATGIDTSGHRLTLADGADLAYDTLLIATGASPRRLRLPGAHVRGVHALRTIEDADAIAADLRGGDRRVVVVGTGWIGMEVAATARGFGNDVTVLGRGPVPLAGALGAEMGEVFAGLHRENGVTVRTSAPVEAIVGDGAVSAVVAGGETVPADVVVTGVGATPRTSLAERAGIRVLDGIVVDEHLRTSAPDVFAAGDVASAYHPFVQRHLRSEHWDNARAGGEVAARSMLGGDARHDGIPYFYTDQFDLGMELSGFPTLMHDADVVVRGDVDAREFIAFWHDDGRVVGGMNVNVWDVHDDIQALIRSGARVDADRLRDPGVELAGLAA
- a CDS encoding pyrimidine reductase family protein, whose amino-acid sequence is MPTVTELLDAYAVGDRTAPAVRMNFVASADGAVTLDGRSGALGGDTDRTLMGVLRALSDVVLVGAGTIRSEGYGGMRVDDELAAWRVRHGMPPQPRLAIVTGSADLDPALGVFADAVTTPIVVTSAHAPLERRHALDAVADVLVCGERGVDLALMRSSLAERGLPGILCEGGPGLFGALVAVGLVDELCLTLSPTLAGGDAGRILRGAPAASRPLRLLHAIADDDGFVFLRYAAATSSASRIV
- the folP gene encoding dihydropteroate synthase produces the protein MTAPGTTALLRAGDRTLELSQRVAVMAIVNRTPDSFYDRGATFALEAAIAAGRRAVDAGADIVDVGGVKFAPGPPVPVEEEVARVVPVVRELAGDVAVSVDTFQPAVARAAIEAGAAVINDTTGLADPDMARVVADSDAAVVIAHSLAAPRTKLPVPRYDDVVADVSAWLRDRRERALEAGVPADRIILDPGHDLNKNTLHSLELTRRIGDVAALGSPLLVALSNKDFIGETLGRDRSARLAGSLAAAVYCVQQGARIVRVHNVAETVDAMRMLEAILGWRVPPDDALVHNMRPEGNA
- a CDS encoding response regulator transcription factor, with the translated sequence MTAPRILVVDDEPNIRDLLITSLRFAGFQVRAVSNGAQTISAVLEEEPDLIVLDVMLPDMNGFSVTKRLRGAGYTAPILFLTAKDETEDKIAGLNAGGDDYVTKPFSLDEIVARIQAILRRTMQADEESVIRAGELTMDQDTHDVQVGDASIDLSPTEFKLLRYLMLNPNRVLSKAQILDHVWEYDFNGDAGIVESYISYLRRKIDPHSSEPLIQTKRGFGYMLKAGKSA
- a CDS encoding DEAD/DEAH box helicase produces the protein MADGPLIVQSDRTVLLEVAHPDAENARHELAIFAELERAPEHIHTYRITRLGLWNARAAGHDAQDMLATLDRWSRFPVPPSVSIDIAETVNRYGRLVIERTPAAEDGTGGELVLRSTDAAVLAEVSKNKRIQPLLIGHPSPDTYVVDPWARGHIKQELLKIGWPAEDLAGYTPGTPHQIDLHEDTGPEGWHLRPYQRKAVDIFHDGGSGVVVLPCGAGKTLVGAGAMAATKTTTLILVTNTVSARQWRDELLKRTSLTPEEIGEYSGQSKEIKPVTIATYQILTAKRKGQYAHLALLDALDWGLVVYDEVHLLPAPVFKLTADLQARRRLGLTATLVREDGREGDVFSLIGPKRFDAPWKEIEAQGFISPAVCYEVRVDLPAGERLEYAAAADEERYRLAATAPAKIGVVKDLVARHQGERILIIGQYLDQIDTLAEALGAPKITGQTPVDEREELYQAFREGEISVLVVSKVANFSIDLPEASVAIQVSGSFGSRQEEAQRLGRLLRPKKSADTASFYTLIARDTVDQDFAQNRQRFLAEQGYSYTILDADEVAAA